From the genome of Gemmatimonadota bacterium:
ATCCCGGAATCCGAGTTCCTCACGCAGGGGGCCGCGACGACGTGCATGGTGACGGGGGAACCGGCGAAGCACACCGTCATTTGGGCGCGGTCGTACTGATGGCGCCCTTCTCCCGTCTCGACGGCACGCTGCACTGCGAAGGAGTCTCCCTCGAGCCACTCGCCGAGTCGGTCGGGACCCCGGCGTACGTGTACAGCGCGTCGTCGATTCGCGGGCAGTTCGAGCGACTGGACCGCGCGCTCGCGCCGGTGCCACATCGGATCCACTACGCCTGCAAGGCCAACTCGTCGCTGGGGCTGCTCGGGCTGATGCGGAGCATCGGCGCGCGCATCGACGTCGTGTCCGGCGGCGAGCTGTTCCGGGCGCGCGCGGCGGGCTTTGCGCCTGACGACATCATCTTCGGTGGGGTCGGGAAGTCGCCGCACGAGCTGCGCGAGGCGGTGGCCGCCCGCGTGCACCTGATCTCGATCGAGTCGGAGGCGGAGCTGCGCCTGCTCAACCAGGTGGCCGGAGAAGGTGGGGCGGTGGCGCGCATCGGGATCCGCGTGAACCCCGAGATCACGGTCGAGACGTTCCACGAGTACATCAAGACGGGGCAGAAGGGGGACAAGTTCGGCGTCCCCTTCGACGACGCGCATGCCGTCGCGCGCATCGCGCACGCACTCCCCCACGTGCGCCTGGTCGCGATCGGGATGCACATCGGCTCGCAACTCACCGACCTCGCGGCGTACGCGCACGGCATCGAGCGCCTGGAGGCGCTCATCGCCGCGCTGCGTGCCGAGGGCGTGTCGACGCTGGAGCATGTCGACATCGGCGGCGGGTTGTTCGTGCCCTACGATGGCGAGGCCCCGGCCGACCTCGCGGGTTACACGTCGATCGTCGTGCCGGCTGTCCAGCGTTTGGGGCTGGGGCTCATCGTGGAACCCGGGCGCTTCCTGGTGGCTGAAGCCGGCGTGCTGCTCGCGCGCGTCCTGTATCGCAAGCGCAGTGGCGGGCGCGACATCCTCATCACCGACACGGGGATGAACGACCTGCTGCGTCCGTCCCACTACGACGCCTATCACCGCATCGAGGCGGTGCGACGCGTCGAGGCGCGGGGCCGGTTCGACGTCGTCGGCCCGATCTGCGAGAGCGGCGACTTTCTTGCCCTCGACCGCGAGCTCGAGTCGGTGGAGCCGGGGGCGCTCCTGTGCCTGTTCACCGCCGGCGCCTACGGCATCAGCATGGCGTCGAACTACAATGCGCGCCCGCGCCCGGTGGAGGTGCTCGTCGACGGCGATCGATGGGGCATCATCACCGCGCGCGAATCGTACGATGACCTGATCCGCCGCGAGACGCTCTCCCCAGCCTGGAGGAACTCCTGATGCTCGTCGGGCTGCTCTCCGACACCCACGATCGCCTGCCGGCGATCCGGGCGTTGTTGCAGTACATGCAGGAGCGTGGGGTCGGCATCGTGCTGCATGCCGGCGACTACTGCGCCCCGTTCTCGCTCAAGCCGTTCATCGAGCTGAACATGCCGATGGTCGGTGTGTTCGGGCGAAATGACGGCGACCGGGAGGGCATTCGCGCCTATGCCCAGCAAGGGATGGGGATCGAACTGTTCGAGTCGCCCCATTCATTCGAACTTGGGGGCCAGCGGATGCTCCTGGTGCACGACCTGGTCGACGCGTCGCCGCGTTCGCTCGAATCGCATGGCGTCGTGGTGCACGGGTTCACGCATCGCGAAGAGATGATGATTCGAGGCGAGACCCTGATCGTGAATCCCGGGGAAGGGTGTGGCTGGCTGCACGGCGAGCCCGGCGGCGCCATCCTCGACACCGACACGAAGGACGTGCACTTCTTCAAGCTCAAGGACGTCCACCGCCTCGAGGCCTCGACCGAGCCGTGATGCATCAACACATCGGAAGCCGCATTCTCATCCTCGACTGCGGGTCGCAGTTCACGCAGCTCATCGCGCGGCGCGTGCGTGAGGCACGCGTCTTCTCCGAGATCCATCCGCCGACGCGTTCGCTGGAGTGGATTCGCGAGTGGGGACCGACGGGGATCATCCTCTCCGGGGGGCCCTCGTCGGTGACCGACGAGGGAGCCCCGAGCTTCGATCCCGCCATCCTCGACATCGCCCCCGTCCTGGGGGTGTGCTACGGGATGCAGTGGATGGCGCTTGCATCTGGCGGCAAGGTCGCGGGGGGCGGCCGTCGCGAGTACGGGCGCGCCGAGATCACGGTGCTCGAAACCGCCGGACTCTTCGCGGGGTTCGACGCGGGCGAGCGGTCACAGGTGTGGATGAGCCACGGCGACCATGTCGACGAGGTGCCGCCGGGCTTCGTCCTCACGGCCTCGAGCGCCGACAACCCGGTCGTGGCGATGCGGCACGAATCCAAGCCGATCCACGCGATCCAGTTCCATGCCGAGGTGCATCATACGGTGCGCGGCCCCGACATCATCTCGAACTTCCTCTTCGAGGTCTGTCATTGCCAGCCGGGATGGACCCCCGGGCACTTCATCGAGGAGGAGGTCGCGAAGATTCGCGCACTCGTCGGCGACAAGCAGGTGATCTGCGGCCTCTCCGGCGGCGTGGACTCGTCGGTGGCGGCCGCACTCGTGCACCGGGCGATCGGCGACCAGCTCACCTGCATCTTCGTCGACACCGGGCTGCTGCGGCTGCACGAGCGCGAACAGGTGGAGCGCACCTTCAAGGCGCACCACGGGATCAAGCTCGTCACGGTCCGCGCCGAGGATCGCTTTCTCGACGCGCTCGCCGGTGAGGGGGAGCCCGAAAAGAAGCGCCGCATCATCGGCCACACCTTTATCGACGTCTTCGAGGACGCGTCCGCCGAAGCGGGGAAGGACGCCGAGTTCCTGGTGCAGGGGACGCTGTACCCCGACGTGATCGAGAGCGTGAGCGCCAAGGGGGGACCGAGCGCGACGATCAAGACGCACCACAACGTGGGCGGCCTCAAGCCGGACATGAAATTCAAGCTCATCGAACCGCTGCGCGAGCTGTTCAAGGACGAAGTGCGCAATGTGGGGCGCGAGCTGGGGCTGCCGGAGGAGATGGTCGGACGCCACCCGTTCCCGGGACCGGGGCTGGCAATCCGCATTTTGGGTGACGTGAGCGCCGAGAAGGTCACCGTGCTGCAGAAGGCCGACGCGATCTACCTCGAGGAGATTCGCGCCGCCGGGTTGTACAACGACATCTGGCAGGCGTTCGCCGTGCTCCTTCCCGTTCGGAGCGTCGGCGTGATGGGCGACTACCGCACGTATGAAAACGTCGTGGCGCTGCGCGCGGTGACCAGCACCGACGGGATGACCGCCGACTGGTACCCCTTCCCGTATGACGTGCTTGGGCGCATCTCGTCGCGTATCATCAACGAGGTGAAGGGGGTGAACCGCGTCGTGTACGACGTCAGTTCCAAGCCGCCGGCCACGATCGAGTGGGAATGAGCGCACCGGGGTCGTCTGAGCCGGTCCTCCACGCGG
Proteins encoded in this window:
- the lysA gene encoding diaminopimelate decarboxylase; amino-acid sequence: MAPFSRLDGTLHCEGVSLEPLAESVGTPAYVYSASSIRGQFERLDRALAPVPHRIHYACKANSSLGLLGLMRSIGARIDVVSGGELFRARAAGFAPDDIIFGGVGKSPHELREAVAARVHLISIESEAELRLLNQVAGEGGAVARIGIRVNPEITVETFHEYIKTGQKGDKFGVPFDDAHAVARIAHALPHVRLVAIGMHIGSQLTDLAAYAHGIERLEALIAALRAEGVSTLEHVDIGGGLFVPYDGEAPADLAGYTSIVVPAVQRLGLGLIVEPGRFLVAEAGVLLARVLYRKRSGGRDILITDTGMNDLLRPSHYDAYHRIEAVRRVEARGRFDVVGPICESGDFLALDRELESVEPGALLCLFTAGAYGISMASNYNARPRPVEVLVDGDRWGIITARESYDDLIRRETLSPAWRNS
- a CDS encoding YfcE family phosphodiesterase, with amino-acid sequence MLVGLLSDTHDRLPAIRALLQYMQERGVGIVLHAGDYCAPFSLKPFIELNMPMVGVFGRNDGDREGIRAYAQQGMGIELFESPHSFELGGQRMLLVHDLVDASPRSLESHGVVVHGFTHREEMMIRGETLIVNPGEGCGWLHGEPGGAILDTDTKDVHFFKLKDVHRLEASTEP
- the guaA gene encoding glutamine-hydrolyzing GMP synthase, with the translated sequence MHQHIGSRILILDCGSQFTQLIARRVREARVFSEIHPPTRSLEWIREWGPTGIILSGGPSSVTDEGAPSFDPAILDIAPVLGVCYGMQWMALASGGKVAGGGRREYGRAEITVLETAGLFAGFDAGERSQVWMSHGDHVDEVPPGFVLTASSADNPVVAMRHESKPIHAIQFHAEVHHTVRGPDIISNFLFEVCHCQPGWTPGHFIEEEVAKIRALVGDKQVICGLSGGVDSSVAAALVHRAIGDQLTCIFVDTGLLRLHEREQVERTFKAHHGIKLVTVRAEDRFLDALAGEGEPEKKRRIIGHTFIDVFEDASAEAGKDAEFLVQGTLYPDVIESVSAKGGPSATIKTHHNVGGLKPDMKFKLIEPLRELFKDEVRNVGRELGLPEEMVGRHPFPGPGLAIRILGDVSAEKVTVLQKADAIYLEEIRAAGLYNDIWQAFAVLLPVRSVGVMGDYRTYENVVALRAVTSTDGMTADWYPFPYDVLGRISSRIINEVKGVNRVVYDVSSKPPATIEWE